Proteins from a single region of Desulfosalsimonas propionicica:
- a CDS encoding S66 peptidase family protein: MTHCRDIPACTRPAPLQAGDRVGVVAPASPFDRDRFLQGLEVLRDMGFDPVWSDRLFLKNGYYAGSRRQRADDLHAFFAASDIRAVWCVRGGYGSLGTLECLDYALIEKHPKIFVGCSDITTLLITLNLRCRMPTFHGPMVASLADADKLTRDSITRALTGPGALAVRAENGCVIRPGKSAGCVLGGNLATLCHMLGTPYFPDLTGCILFVEDTGEKPYRIDRMLTQMRMAGCFDHLAGVAAGSFTRCGPIEQIHRVFADVFAGFAFPVVCGFHAGHGRPNTVLPMGVSASLDSDTMTLTYPEPAVAGRPQNKGLS; encoded by the coding sequence ATGACCCATTGCAGAGACATTCCGGCCTGCACCAGGCCCGCTCCTCTGCAGGCCGGCGATCGCGTGGGGGTTGTGGCCCCGGCCAGCCCCTTTGACAGGGACCGTTTTTTGCAGGGGCTGGAAGTGCTCCGGGATATGGGCTTTGATCCGGTGTGGTCGGACAGACTTTTTTTAAAAAACGGGTATTATGCCGGCAGCCGCCGACAGCGGGCCGATGACCTGCACGCGTTTTTCGCCGCCTCTGACATTCGTGCTGTCTGGTGTGTGCGGGGCGGATACGGATCCCTGGGCACACTTGAATGCCTTGACTACGCGCTTATTGAAAAGCATCCCAAAATTTTTGTTGGCTGCAGCGACATTACCACCCTGCTGATAACCCTGAATCTCAGATGCCGCATGCCCACGTTCCACGGTCCCATGGTGGCCTCTTTGGCAGATGCAGACAAGCTCACCAGAGACAGCATCACAAGGGCCCTGACCGGTCCGGGCGCATTGGCCGTCAGGGCGGAAAACGGGTGCGTGATACGGCCGGGCAAATCCGCCGGCTGCGTGCTTGGCGGCAACCTGGCGACTTTGTGCCATATGCTGGGCACACCTTATTTTCCGGATCTGACCGGCTGTATCCTGTTTGTGGAAGACACCGGGGAAAAGCCCTACCGTATTGACCGGATGCTGACCCAGATGCGCATGGCCGGATGCTTTGATCATCTGGCGGGCGTGGCTGCGGGATCCTTTACCCGGTGCGGCCCCATAGAGCAAATCCATCGGGTTTTCGCAGATGTATTTGCCGGTTTTGCCTTCCCCGTGGTATGCGGATTTCATGCAGGCCACGGCCGGCCCAACACGGTTTTGCCCATGGGCGTTTCCGCAAGTCTGGACAGTGACACCATGACTCTGACTTACCCGGAGCCTGCCGTTGCCGGCCGGCCTCAGAATAAGGGCCTGTCATGA